A stretch of DNA from Pseudonocardia hierapolitana:
GACGGCTTCCGCATCGACGTGGCGAACGGCCTGGTCAAACGGCCCGACCTGCCCGACCTCGGTCCGCACGACGAGGAGGCGGTGCTGCTGCCCGCCGATCGCCCGGACCACCCGCACTGGGACCGCGACGGCGTGCACGAGATCTACCGGGCGTGGCGGCGCGTCGCCGAGTCCTACCCCGAGCCGCCGGTGTTCGTCGCGGAGGCGTGGGTGCGCTCGCCCGAGCGGCTCGCCCGCTACCTGCGTCCCGACGAGCTGCACACGGCGTTCAACTTCGACTACCTGCGGGCGCCGTGGGACGCCGACGCGCTGCGGAAGGTCATCGACGAGTCGCTCGCCACCGTGGCCACGGTGGGCGCGCCGGCCACCTGGGTGCTGTCCAACCACGACGTGGTGCGGCACGTGTCCCGGCTCGGTCGCCCGCTCACCCCGGGCGCCTACTCGCTCGCCCACCTGCCGCCAGTGGACACGCTCGACCGGGAGCTGGGCACGCGGCGGGCCCGCGCGGCCGCACTGCTGATGCTCGCCCTGCCCGGGAGCGCGTACGTCTACCAGGGCGACGAGCTCGGCCTGTGGGAGGTCGAGGATCTGCCCGACGAGGCGCGCCAGGACCCCACCTGGGAGCGGTCGGGCCGCACGGAGGTGGGCCGGGACGGGTGCCGCGTGCCGCTGCCGTGGTCCGGCACGAAGGCGCCGTTCGGCTTCAGCCCGGACGGCGCGAGCGCCGCGCCGTGGCTGCCACAGCCCGCCGACTTCGCCACTGTCACAGCAGAGGCACAGGACGGCGACCCGGCCTCGGTGCTCACGCTCTACCGGGACGCGCTGCGGCTGCGCCGCGAGCACCCCGCCCTCGGCGACGGCGAGCTCACCTGGCTCCCCGCCGAGCCGGGCGTGCTGGCGTTCTCCCGGGGCGGCCTCACCTGCGTCGTGAACTTCTCGCACGCGGCAGTGCCACTGCCCGACAACGCCGGTGTGCTGCTCGCGAGCGTCCCGCTCGACGGCGACGGGCTGCTCCCCGCGGACACGGCGGCCTGGCTGGCGGAGTGAGAGGTGATCAGCCGGCCGCGGTGGTGAGCCCGGCGACCTCGCCCCGGATCCGATGCGGCAGCAGTCCGGCCGGCGCGACCCCGTTGTCGGCGTTCTGCTCCCAGAGCATCCAGGGCCGGTCCCCCGCCGTGTAGGCCGCCTCGAGGGCGTGCCGTTCCTTCACCGTGTCGGCGGGCTGCCAGAACCCCCGGTGCCGGTAGGCCATCAGCCGGCCCTCCTTCGCCAGCGGACGGCACGCATCCATGATCAGGTCCCCGTTCGGGGGCAGGTAGTCGAAGACCTCCGGCCGCAGCACGAAGTAGCCGCCGTTCTCCCACAGCGGCATCTCCTGCAACGTGGTGATGCCGGCCACCCGGTCGTCCTCACCGATGTCCACGCAGTGGAACGCCGACTGCGGCGGCACCGCCAGCAGCGCACCCACCGCGTCCGAGCGCCGGAACCTGTCCACCATCGCGTTCAACGGCAGATCGGTGAGCACGTCGGCGTAGTTGGCCAGGAACATCTCCTCGTCCTGGACGTGGCGACGCACCCGGCGCAGCCGCTCCCCGATCGGCGAGTCCAGCCCGGTGTGGACGAAGGTGATCGTCCAGTCCGAGATGTCGCTGCCCAGCAGGTGCACGTCCCCGTCGCGCAGCACGAAGTCGTTGGACGCCGTCTCGGAGTAGGTCAGGAAGAAATCCTTGATGTGGTGCGCCCCGTACCCGAGGCACAGCACGAAGTCGGTGTGCCCGAAATGCGCGTAGTAGCGCATCACGTGCCAGATCAGCGGCCGTGGTCCC
This window harbors:
- a CDS encoding sugar phosphate nucleotidyltransferase — translated: MKVVLFCGGFGMRMRDGVSDLPKPMHPVGPRPLIWHVMRYYAHFGHTDFVLCLGYGAHHIKDFFLTYSETASNDFVLRDGDVHLLGSDISDWTITFVHTGLDSPIGERLRRVRRHVQDEEMFLANYADVLTDLPLNAMVDRFRRSDAVGALLAVPPQSAFHCVDIGEDDRVAGITTLQEMPLWENGGYFVLRPEVFDYLPPNGDLIMDACRPLAKEGRLMAYRHRGFWQPADTVKERHALEAAYTAGDRPWMLWEQNADNGVAPAGLLPHRIRGEVAGLTTAAG
- a CDS encoding glycoside hydrolase family 13 protein, with translation MAGWWRDAVVYQVYIRSFADGNGDGVGDIAGIRSRLDHLRDLGIDALWINPWYPSPMADGGYDVADYRAVEPVFGTAEEASAMIEEAHAHGLRVILDIVPNHTSDRHAWFRAALAAAPGSPERARYWFRPGRGVDGSEPPNDWRSVFGGPAWTRVPDGEWYLHLFDSSQPDLNWDHEEVRAEFEQVLRFWFDRGVDGFRIDVANGLVKRPDLPDLGPHDEEAVLLPADRPDHPHWDRDGVHEIYRAWRRVAESYPEPPVFVAEAWVRSPERLARYLRPDELHTAFNFDYLRAPWDADALRKVIDESLATVATVGAPATWVLSNHDVVRHVSRLGRPLTPGAYSLAHLPPVDTLDRELGTRRARAAALLMLALPGSAYVYQGDELGLWEVEDLPDEARQDPTWERSGRTEVGRDGCRVPLPWSGTKAPFGFSPDGASAAPWLPQPADFATVTAEAQDGDPASVLTLYRDALRLRREHPALGDGELTWLPAEPGVLAFSRGGLTCVVNFSHAAVPLPDNAGVLLASVPLDGDGLLPADTAAWLAE